A DNA window from uncultured Methanoregula sp. contains the following coding sequences:
- a CDS encoding DUF367 family protein yields the protein MIPLYAYRDNSCDPRKCTVKKLEKAGLLKIFTRIPQIPRNSLLLDPTAEQALSPADRTVKSITALDCSWVVLDTGKVSSWRIRRALPFLVAANPVNFGKPCTLSSVEALAAALFIMGEREQAKEILSKVNWGIRFLEVNEEPLDLYSKAKDSREVVEIQATYL from the coding sequence ATGATACCCCTGTACGCCTACCGGGACAATAGCTGCGATCCCCGGAAGTGCACGGTCAAGAAACTCGAAAAGGCCGGTCTGTTGAAGATTTTCACCAGGATCCCCCAGATCCCGAGAAACTCGCTCCTTCTCGACCCGACCGCGGAGCAGGCACTCTCGCCGGCCGACCGGACGGTCAAATCCATCACCGCCCTGGACTGCTCCTGGGTTGTGCTGGACACCGGTAAAGTATCCTCCTGGAGGATCCGGCGGGCACTCCCGTTCCTTGTCGCGGCAAACCCGGTGAACTTCGGGAAACCCTGCACCCTCTCGTCGGTCGAGGCCCTTGCGGCGGCACTCTTTATCATGGGCGAGAGAGAGCAGGCAAAAGAGATTCTCTCGAAAGTCAACTGGGGGATCCGGTTCCTGGAAGTGAACGAGGAGCCGCTCGATCTTTATTCAAAGGCAAAAGACAGCAGGGAAGTCGTGGAAATCCAGGCAACGTATCTCTGA
- a CDS encoding type II glyceraldehyde-3-phosphate dehydrogenase, producing MIKVAINGYGTIGKRVADAVAAQKDMKVVGVSKTRPNAEAFVAKQRGYPLYIADISKKAAFEKAGLTVAGSVEDMCKAADIIVDATPGDVGATNKPLYEKLGKKALWQGGEDHEVAGFSFNSSCNYKDAIGRQFVRVVSCNTTGLCRIINEIDKEFGVTHVHAIMVRRGSDPGEIKKGPIDAIVLDPVSVPSHHGPDVLSVLPHISITTMAMIVPTTMMHMHAIQMTTKKPVSKERVIELINKHPRLGLIKKTAGLRSTAELKEFAMDLGRQRSDLWENCIFEDSIYANKNELCFFQAIHQEADVVVENVDAIRAMMGGEKDGAKSVAATNAALGFVTIQNNH from the coding sequence ATGATTAAGGTTGCCATCAACGGGTATGGTACCATCGGCAAGCGGGTTGCCGATGCGGTTGCGGCCCAGAAGGATATGAAGGTGGTGGGCGTCTCGAAGACACGCCCGAACGCCGAGGCATTCGTTGCCAAACAGCGGGGCTACCCGCTCTACATCGCCGACATCTCAAAGAAAGCTGCATTCGAGAAGGCCGGGCTTACCGTTGCCGGTTCGGTCGAGGATATGTGCAAGGCAGCCGACATTATCGTGGATGCAACGCCCGGCGATGTCGGGGCCACCAACAAGCCGCTCTATGAGAAACTGGGCAAGAAGGCGCTCTGGCAGGGAGGCGAAGACCACGAGGTTGCCGGGTTCTCCTTCAACTCCTCGTGCAATTACAAGGATGCCATCGGCAGGCAGTTCGTGCGGGTGGTCTCCTGCAACACAACCGGCCTCTGCCGGATCATCAACGAGATCGATAAGGAATTCGGCGTAACCCACGTCCACGCCATCATGGTCCGGCGTGGTTCGGACCCGGGCGAGATCAAGAAAGGCCCCATCGATGCCATTGTACTCGACCCGGTCAGCGTCCCGAGCCACCACGGCCCCGATGTCCTCTCCGTCCTCCCCCACATCTCTATCACCACCATGGCCATGATCGTCCCGACTACAATGATGCACATGCACGCGATCCAGATGACAACCAAGAAGCCGGTCAGCAAGGAGCGGGTCATCGAACTCATCAACAAACACCCCCGCCTCGGCCTCATCAAGAAGACCGCAGGGCTCAGGAGCACCGCCGAACTCAAGGAGTTCGCCATGGACCTTGGCCGGCAGCGCTCCGATCTCTGGGAGAACTGTATCTTCGAGGATTCCATTTATGCCAACAAGAACGAGCTCTGCTTCTTCCAGGCCATCCACCAGGAAGCGGATGTGGTTGTCGAGAATGTCGATGCGATCCGGGCCATGATGGGCGGCGAGAAGGACGGGGCGAAATCCGTTGCCGCAACAAATGCCGCACTCGGGTTTGTAACCATCCAGAATAACCATTAA
- a CDS encoding tyrosine--tRNA ligase: MDAYERVTRNTVEVVTDDDLRALLARPTKRVYAGYEPSGEIHLGHLVTINKLVDLQAAGFEVTVLLADLHAFLNRKGTMERVKELAEYNKRCFEGLGLKNVTYVLGSDLQLSPDYQLLVLQLSQQITLNRATRSMDEVGRQMDHPTVSQMIYPIMQMADIALLKADAAVGGIDQRKIHMLAREHLVNFGYQAPVCIHTPILNGLDGKKMSSSQGNYISVADSEEEILKKCQKAFCPPEIPENPVLQILQHHVFPRLPEITIKRPEKFGGDRTFVSYADLESAYGKGEIHPLDLKKACGQSLVEILAPVRDYIQ, encoded by the coding sequence ATGGACGCATACGAGCGCGTTACCCGGAATACGGTAGAAGTTGTCACGGATGATGACCTCCGGGCCCTCCTGGCCAGGCCCACGAAAAGGGTGTATGCCGGCTATGAACCCAGCGGCGAGATCCATCTCGGCCACCTGGTCACGATCAACAAACTGGTGGACCTCCAGGCAGCAGGTTTTGAAGTTACGGTCCTGCTCGCCGACCTCCACGCATTCCTGAACCGCAAAGGGACGATGGAGCGGGTGAAGGAGCTCGCAGAATACAACAAGCGCTGTTTTGAGGGCCTGGGCTTAAAGAACGTTACCTATGTTCTCGGATCCGATCTCCAGCTCAGCCCAGACTACCAGCTGCTCGTGCTCCAGCTCTCCCAGCAGATTACCCTGAACCGGGCCACCCGGAGCATGGACGAGGTAGGGCGGCAGATGGACCACCCCACGGTATCCCAGATGATCTACCCGATCATGCAGATGGCGGATATCGCGCTTCTCAAGGCTGACGCCGCAGTCGGGGGCATAGACCAGCGCAAGATCCATATGCTTGCCCGGGAGCATCTTGTCAACTTCGGGTACCAGGCACCGGTCTGCATCCACACCCCTATCCTGAACGGCCTTGATGGCAAGAAGATGTCCTCTTCGCAGGGCAATTATATCTCGGTTGCCGACAGCGAGGAGGAGATCTTGAAGAAGTGCCAGAAGGCCTTCTGCCCGCCGGAAATCCCCGAGAACCCGGTGCTCCAGATCCTCCAGCACCATGTCTTCCCCCGCCTGCCCGAGATAACGATAAAGAGACCCGAGAAGTTCGGCGGGGACCGGACATTCGTATCCTATGCAGACCTTGAATCCGCGTATGGCAAAGGCGAGATCCACCCGCTCGACCTGAAGAAAGCCTGCGGGCAGTCGCTTGTGGAGATCCTTGCCCCGGTGCGGGATTATATACAGTGA
- a CDS encoding ORC1-type DNA replication protein, translating to MPEPEDQSTGLFKKYLSNNRIFKDREVLRHSYRPQILPHRKPQIDEVASILAPSLRNETPSNILIYGKTGTGKTACVRYVGSELEKVSSTMGTLCRIVHLNCEVIDTQYRVLAQIAKCLDVVDEMSSDKTRTHIPMTGWPTDQVYAELKNQLEAGGGVLVIVLDEIDKLVKKSGDDTLYNLTRINSDLKNSKVSIIGISNDLSFKDFLDPRVLSSLSEEEIVFPPYNAPQLVDILAQRAEGAFMPGAVAEGVIPLCSALAAQEHGDARRALDLFRISGELADRDESSKVTEEHVKSAQAKIETDSMIECIATLPTQSKLILFSMLILEQLGQNIFTSGEVSRIYQDIAPSIELDVLTHRRITDLISELNMLGVINTRVVSRGRYGRTKEMWFDSNTAKIREVVLKDQRLNGLKNLDVSQMEAKWLKTWFR from the coding sequence ATGCCCGAACCAGAAGATCAATCAACCGGACTTTTTAAAAAATACCTGAGCAATAACAGGATTTTCAAGGATCGCGAAGTGCTGAGGCATTCGTACCGTCCCCAGATTCTTCCTCACCGCAAACCCCAGATCGATGAGGTAGCCTCCATCCTCGCCCCCTCGCTCCGGAACGAAACTCCCTCAAATATTCTCATCTATGGCAAGACAGGAACCGGCAAGACCGCCTGTGTCCGGTACGTGGGTTCCGAACTCGAGAAAGTGAGCAGTACGATGGGGACCCTCTGCCGGATTGTTCACCTGAATTGTGAAGTGATTGATACCCAGTACCGGGTCCTTGCCCAGATCGCCAAGTGCCTGGATGTTGTCGATGAGATGTCGAGCGACAAGACCAGGACCCACATCCCGATGACCGGGTGGCCCACAGACCAGGTGTATGCCGAACTCAAGAACCAGCTGGAAGCCGGTGGAGGGGTGCTCGTCATCGTGCTCGACGAGATCGACAAACTGGTCAAGAAAAGCGGGGACGACACCCTCTACAATCTGACCCGGATCAACTCCGATCTCAAGAACTCCAAGGTAAGTATCATCGGGATCTCCAATGACCTCAGCTTCAAGGATTTTCTTGACCCAAGAGTCCTCTCCTCCCTGTCAGAAGAGGAGATAGTCTTCCCGCCGTACAATGCCCCGCAGCTCGTAGACATCCTTGCCCAGCGGGCCGAAGGCGCATTCATGCCGGGAGCGGTTGCCGAAGGGGTCATTCCGCTCTGCTCGGCTCTTGCAGCCCAGGAACACGGGGATGCCAGGCGGGCTCTGGATCTCTTCCGTATCTCGGGCGAACTCGCCGACCGCGATGAATCCTCCAAGGTGACCGAGGAGCATGTCAAGTCGGCCCAGGCAAAGATCGAGACCGACAGCATGATAGAATGCATAGCAACCCTCCCCACCCAGAGCAAGCTGATCCTCTTCTCCATGCTCATTCTCGAACAGCTGGGACAGAATATCTTTACGAGCGGGGAAGTCTCACGTATATATCAGGATATTGCGCCCTCCATTGAGCTTGATGTGCTCACCCACCGCAGGATCACCGATCTGATCTCTGAACTGAACATGCTCGGGGTTATCAACACCCGGGTGGTGAGCCGCGGGCGTTATGGCAGGACCAAAGAGATGTGGTTTGACTCGAACACGGCCAAGATCCGCGAGGTTGTTCTCAAGGACCAGAGGCTTAACGGGCTCAAGAATCTCGATGTATCCCAGATGGAAGCGAAATGGTTGAAAACCTGGTTCAGGTAA
- a CDS encoding Lrp/AsnC family transcriptional regulator, with protein MDEKDLELLRILEENSRLSAEDIATMTNLAAAEVEARVHALEAAQVIKRYSTVINWEKAGNGEVSAIIELKVSPERDFGYDRIAERLSRFRQVRTLRLITGTYDLQLIVTGKNMQEVSRFVSEHVAPMDRIRETATHIVMKSYKENGNTLFEQPETERLPYSF; from the coding sequence ATGGATGAAAAAGATCTCGAACTCCTCAGAATCCTTGAGGAGAACAGCCGGCTCTCAGCAGAAGACATTGCGACCATGACCAACCTTGCAGCAGCCGAGGTTGAGGCACGGGTGCACGCTCTCGAGGCCGCCCAGGTCATCAAGCGGTATTCCACCGTGATAAACTGGGAGAAGGCCGGCAACGGCGAGGTCTCAGCCATCATCGAGCTCAAGGTAAGCCCCGAGCGGGATTTCGGGTACGATCGTATTGCCGAGCGTCTCTCCCGGTTCCGGCAGGTAAGAACCCTGCGCCTGATCACCGGTACCTATGATCTGCAGCTGATTGTGACCGGCAAGAATATGCAGGAAGTCTCGCGGTTTGTTTCCGAGCATGTCGCTCCCATGGACCGCATCCGGGAAACTGCCACCCACATTGTCATGAAATCCTACAAGGAAAATGGCAATACACTCTTCGAACAACCGGAGACCGAACGTCTTCCCTATAGTTTCTGA
- a CDS encoding nucleoside 2-deoxyribosyltransferase, which translates to MYVLVCPCVLNPGLRAEGITRASDIELFRGSIERCKRFSIEMVPLPCPETIYLGPARKPGTFLERLNTPAFSDLMDTLEQNVLRIIKERGPPLCIIGVNSSPTCGVTSTYYGSEDGKPPKRDGRGVFLSRFMGIPAMDVSVFSRYRVYLAAPLFSEAERSYNASLARLLETNLFSVHLPQDLGDDTDMREEQAQERIFSLNKKALEEADIVIALIDGADADSGTAWEMGYAYGMKKPVVALRTDFRRVGRNEHVNLMLEESATVVTSRESLLEALHSPLSAR; encoded by the coding sequence ATGTACGTGCTCGTTTGCCCCTGCGTCCTGAACCCCGGCCTCCGGGCAGAGGGAATCACCCGGGCTTCGGATATCGAGTTGTTCCGGGGCTCGATTGAACGCTGCAAGCGGTTCTCCATAGAGATGGTTCCTCTACCCTGTCCGGAGACTATCTACCTGGGACCTGCACGAAAGCCCGGAACATTCCTTGAACGCCTCAATACTCCGGCGTTTTCAGACCTGATGGACACGCTGGAGCAGAATGTCCTTCGGATAATAAAGGAACGCGGCCCTCCGCTCTGCATCATCGGGGTCAACTCGTCTCCCACCTGCGGGGTCACCAGCACGTATTACGGCAGCGAGGATGGAAAACCTCCGAAAAGAGACGGGCGTGGCGTCTTCCTCTCCCGCTTCATGGGGATTCCTGCAATGGACGTATCGGTATTCTCCCGATACCGTGTGTATCTTGCCGCCCCGCTCTTTTCAGAAGCCGAACGTTCTTACAATGCCTCACTCGCCCGCCTGCTGGAAACAAACCTGTTCTCTGTTCACCTCCCGCAGGATCTCGGGGACGATACTGATATGCGGGAGGAACAGGCTCAGGAGCGGATCTTCTCCCTCAACAAAAAAGCACTCGAAGAAGCAGACATTGTGATTGCCCTCATCGATGGCGCCGATGCGGATTCCGGTACGGCATGGGAGATGGGATATGCCTATGGCATGAAAAAACCGGTTGTCGCCCTCAGGACGGACTTCCGGAGAGTCGGCCGCAACGAGCATGTCAATCTCATGCTCGAAGAGTCTGCAACCGTGGTGACCAGCCGAGAGTCCCTGCTCGAAGCACTCCACTCCCCGCTCTCCGCACGGTAA
- a CDS encoding ATP-dependent DNA helicase, giving the protein MQILTIPIPAYLQEKYHSSGITELYPPQAECIERGMLEGKNLLVAIPTASGKTLIAEMAMHSHIARKGKCLYIVPLKALASEKFEEFSNKGVRVGIATGDFDRRDDLLGKNDIIVATSEKVDSLLRNSARWIQDITLLVIDEVHLVDSDNRGPTLEMVIAKMRYRNPGMQVIGLSATIGNPKTLAGWLNAELVTSTWRPVDLRQGVFCNDRIHFREGDRRVKVVSKNYDDINLCLDTIAEGGQCLVFVSSRRNAEAFAKRAAGAIKSEEPELKACAEKIAGGAETEMAKTLALCVGQGAAFHHAGLSRAERSVVEEGFRKGWIKCISSTPTLAAGLNLPARRVIIRDYLRFSAGEGMQPIPVSEYHQMAGRAGRPRLDPYGEAVLIAKDEHQVGELFECYIEAPAEEVHSKIAEPSALYTHVLSIIASGFAGTRSELTSFMNRSFYVHEHKQGRLMQRAVDAAFKFLIESEMVLEIGEHLGSTEFGSLVSRLYIDPRSAATIISALREQEEYADLGLLQTICSTPDMPKLYAKNADQPAIDRMIETHETELWTPYPSDEEEMEEYYRALKTAMLLSDWTDELTDAKICERYSVGPGDIYGMVESVNWLLHATAELSRMFVPAFHPAIREFEICMKNGIRRELLPLVKLRGIGRVRARRLFNHSLTTPDAVREAGIDTVTRILGRGIADQIFAQLQNSRGTPASASQDNMAGQSTFSQFR; this is encoded by the coding sequence ATGCAGATCCTGACGATCCCGATTCCAGCATACCTTCAGGAAAAATACCATTCCAGCGGTATAACAGAACTCTATCCGCCCCAGGCCGAATGCATTGAGAGGGGCATGCTTGAGGGAAAGAACCTGCTTGTGGCAATCCCTACGGCAAGCGGCAAGACCCTGATAGCCGAGATGGCGATGCACTCCCACATCGCCCGGAAGGGAAAGTGCCTGTACATTGTTCCTCTCAAGGCGCTGGCAAGCGAGAAATTCGAGGAATTCAGCAACAAGGGCGTCCGGGTCGGCATTGCCACCGGGGATTTCGATCGCCGGGACGACCTTCTCGGGAAGAACGATATCATCGTTGCAACGAGCGAGAAGGTCGATTCACTCCTGCGGAACAGCGCCCGGTGGATCCAGGATATTACCCTTCTTGTCATCGATGAGGTCCATCTCGTGGACTCCGACAATCGCGGACCCACGCTTGAGATGGTCATTGCCAAGATGCGGTACCGCAATCCCGGTATGCAGGTGATCGGGCTCTCGGCAACGATCGGCAACCCGAAGACCCTTGCCGGCTGGCTCAATGCCGAGCTTGTCACCAGCACCTGGCGGCCGGTGGATCTCCGGCAGGGCGTCTTCTGCAATGACCGGATCCATTTCCGGGAAGGGGACCGGCGCGTCAAGGTGGTATCGAAGAATTACGACGATATCAATCTCTGCCTGGACACGATTGCCGAGGGGGGACAGTGCCTTGTCTTCGTATCCTCGCGCCGGAACGCCGAAGCGTTTGCGAAAAGGGCTGCCGGTGCGATAAAAAGCGAAGAGCCGGAACTCAAAGCCTGTGCCGAGAAGATAGCCGGCGGGGCAGAGACCGAGATGGCGAAAACCCTTGCCCTCTGCGTTGGCCAGGGAGCCGCCTTTCACCATGCCGGGCTGAGCCGGGCCGAGCGATCGGTTGTCGAGGAGGGATTCAGGAAAGGCTGGATCAAGTGTATCTCTTCGACTCCCACGCTTGCGGCCGGCCTGAACCTGCCGGCACGCCGGGTCATCATCCGCGATTACCTCCGTTTCTCAGCGGGGGAGGGGATGCAGCCGATCCCGGTGAGCGAGTACCACCAGATGGCGGGGAGAGCCGGCCGGCCCCGGCTCGATCCGTACGGCGAGGCGGTTCTCATTGCAAAGGACGAGCACCAGGTAGGCGAGCTCTTCGAATGCTATATCGAGGCTCCCGCAGAAGAAGTCCACTCGAAGATCGCGGAGCCTTCCGCACTCTACACCCATGTCCTTTCCATCATCGCTTCGGGGTTCGCCGGGACACGCAGCGAACTTACCTCTTTCATGAACCGGAGCTTCTATGTGCACGAGCACAAGCAGGGAAGGCTGATGCAGCGGGCCGTTGACGCCGCGTTCAAATTCCTCATAGAATCTGAGATGGTCCTGGAGATAGGAGAACACCTCGGATCAACAGAGTTCGGGTCCCTGGTATCCCGGCTTTACATCGACCCCCGCAGTGCAGCGACGATCATCTCAGCCCTGCGGGAGCAGGAAGAGTATGCCGATCTCGGCCTCCTCCAGACGATCTGCAGCACACCGGACATGCCCAAACTCTATGCCAAAAATGCCGACCAGCCGGCGATCGATCGCATGATCGAGACCCACGAGACCGAGCTCTGGACTCCGTACCCCTCCGATGAGGAGGAGATGGAAGAGTATTACCGGGCGCTCAAGACCGCGATGCTCCTTTCGGACTGGACCGACGAGCTCACGGATGCAAAGATCTGCGAGCGGTATTCGGTCGGGCCCGGGGATATCTACGGCATGGTCGAGAGCGTGAACTGGCTCCTGCATGCGACGGCCGAGCTCTCGCGCATGTTCGTACCTGCGTTTCATCCCGCGATCCGGGAGTTCGAGATCTGCATGAAGAACGGCATCCGGCGCGAACTTCTCCCGCTCGTGAAACTGCGGGGAATCGGAAGGGTCCGGGCCCGCCGGCTCTTCAACCATTCCCTCACCACACCGGATGCAGTCCGGGAAGCCGGGATAGATACAGTGACCAGGATACTCGGGCGGGGGATTGCAGACCAGATCTTCGCACAGCTGCAGAATAGCAGAGGAACACCGGCATCTGCCAGTCAGGATAATATGGCCGGGCAGTCAACGTTCTCTCAGTTCAGGTGA
- a CDS encoding KH domain-containing protein, giving the protein MMQEVKIASTRIGVLIGKSGATKKELETKTHTTITVDSKEGVVKVEGTDENTIPLLRAVEIIHAINRGFSPERAFEMIEDEDLLLEVIDLAGMADNPRQLDRLRGRIIGKDGRAREQIEDMTDVEISVFGKTVALIGYPEQLKTARAAIDMLIEGVPHENVFAFLDRKKKEAKQDMISYYY; this is encoded by the coding sequence ATGATGCAGGAAGTAAAGATCGCCTCAACCAGGATTGGCGTCCTGATAGGCAAGAGCGGCGCTACCAAAAAAGAGCTGGAGACAAAGACCCACACCACCATCACGGTAGACAGCAAGGAAGGGGTTGTCAAGGTTGAGGGAACGGATGAGAACACCATTCCTCTCCTCAGGGCAGTTGAGATCATCCATGCCATCAACCGGGGTTTCTCTCCGGAGCGGGCGTTTGAGATGATCGAAGACGAAGACCTGCTCCTTGAGGTGATCGATCTTGCCGGCATGGCAGACAACCCGCGCCAGCTCGACCGGCTCCGGGGAAGGATCATTGGAAAGGACGGGCGTGCAAGAGAGCAGATCGAGGATATGACCGATGTCGAGATCTCGGTCTTTGGCAAGACCGTAGCCCTGATCGGGTACCCGGAACAGCTCAAGACTGCCAGGGCTGCCATCGATATGCTCATCGAAGGTGTGCCTCACGAGAATGTCTTTGCATTCCTGGATCGCAAGAAGAAAGAGGCAAAGCAGGATATGATCAGTTATTATTACTGA
- a CDS encoding serine protein kinase RIO, protein MGVRIKDADQFKVREDVFDEVTLLALYKLVHKKWLSAIGGSISTGKEANVFYGERDGASIAIKIYRIQTANFTTMSSYITGDRRFSRVKKAKKELIFAWTRKEFSNLVRARDAGIAVPEPLVWDRNILIMSFIGEGEIPYPQLRNAEIEDPQATYDRIVQCIDILYKKAELVHADLSEFNILYGDQPYLIDMGQSVTRDHPRALPFLMRDIKNINRFFRNRCTVQKDTEIFHAITGLNIAEP, encoded by the coding sequence ATGGGCGTCCGAATCAAGGATGCCGACCAGTTCAAGGTGCGGGAGGATGTGTTCGATGAGGTAACCCTCCTCGCACTTTACAAGCTGGTGCACAAGAAATGGCTTTCCGCGATCGGCGGGTCGATCAGTACCGGAAAGGAGGCCAATGTCTTTTACGGCGAACGCGATGGTGCTTCAATCGCCATCAAGATCTACCGGATCCAGACAGCAAACTTCACCACCATGAGCTCGTACATCACCGGAGACCGCAGGTTCTCGCGTGTCAAGAAAGCCAAAAAGGAGCTCATCTTTGCCTGGACCCGGAAGGAGTTCTCGAACCTTGTCCGGGCACGGGATGCGGGGATAGCCGTGCCTGAACCGCTGGTCTGGGACCGGAACATCCTGATCATGTCTTTCATAGGGGAAGGTGAGATCCCCTATCCCCAGCTCCGGAATGCCGAGATCGAAGACCCGCAGGCAACCTACGACCGGATTGTCCAGTGCATCGACATCCTTTACAAAAAGGCCGAGCTTGTGCATGCCGACCTGAGCGAGTTCAATATATTGTACGGCGACCAACCATATCTCATTGACATGGGCCAGTCCGTAACCCGCGATCACCCCCGGGCCCTCCCGTTCCTGATGAGGGACATAAAAAATATCAACCGGTTCTTCAGAAACCGGTGCACCGTGCAGAAAGATACCGAGATTTTCCATGCCATTACCGGCCTGAATATTGCCGAACCGTGA
- the cgi121 gene encoding KEOPS complex subunit Cgi121 has translation MDAGAEDVRAAECTIADRPAFLEVLRSVALAHDTHIICFNADMVAGKAHVRSAVDHAVRSFREGNAISNTLEMEALLYAAGSRQCSIGASFGIREGKNRLWVCCSPGPCGEVFAALEPVMQFVSGDSWNGIDQEKQERLMKLFDITPEELQTLSDNRRIVDLVLERVALLDVLR, from the coding sequence ATGGATGCGGGTGCGGAAGATGTCCGGGCAGCGGAATGCACGATAGCCGACCGGCCTGCATTTCTTGAAGTGCTCCGGTCGGTTGCACTGGCGCACGATACGCACATCATCTGTTTTAACGCGGACATGGTTGCGGGCAAGGCACATGTGCGGTCGGCAGTCGATCATGCCGTCCGATCGTTCCGGGAGGGAAATGCCATCTCCAACACCCTGGAGATGGAGGCGCTCCTGTACGCAGCGGGTTCCCGGCAGTGCAGTATCGGGGCATCGTTTGGCATCCGCGAGGGGAAGAATCGGCTCTGGGTCTGCTGTTCTCCGGGCCCCTGCGGAGAGGTTTTTGCCGCACTGGAACCGGTCATGCAGTTCGTATCCGGGGATTCCTGGAACGGGATCGACCAGGAAAAGCAGGAGCGGCTCATGAAACTCTTCGATATTACCCCTGAAGAGCTGCAGACACTGTCAGACAACCGCCGGATTGTGGATCTGGTTCTTGAACGCGTTGCCCTGCTCGATGTTCTGCGCTGA
- a CDS encoding molybdenum cofactor biosynthesis protein B has translation MNKDHVRPFPISAAIITVSSTRVPENDTSGSTIKKLLSQEEIPVAYYAIVPDRVEAIRDGLFAALKTANCIIINGGTGLTYDDCTIEAVSPLLEKTMDGFGELFRMKSLDQIGTSSMLSRAVAGIIGGKAIFCIPGSTPAVTLATTELILPEITHILSHANR, from the coding sequence ATGAATAAGGACCACGTGCGCCCGTTTCCCATATCTGCAGCAATAATCACAGTATCCAGCACCCGGGTGCCGGAGAACGACACCAGTGGATCGACAATAAAAAAGCTGCTTTCCCAGGAAGAGATCCCGGTAGCGTACTATGCAATCGTCCCGGATCGCGTTGAAGCTATCCGGGATGGACTGTTTGCTGCTCTTAAAACAGCCAACTGCATCATTATCAATGGCGGGACCGGTCTCACGTACGATGATTGCACCATCGAAGCCGTATCACCACTTCTTGAGAAGACCATGGATGGATTCGGGGAGCTCTTCCGGATGAAGAGTCTGGATCAGATCGGGACATCCTCCATGTTATCCCGGGCAGTTGCTGGTATTATTGGGGGAAAGGCAATCTTCTGTATTCCCGGGTCCACCCCGGCAGTCACCCTGGCAACAACGGAACTCATCCTGCCGGAGATCACGCATATCCTCAGCCACGCTAACCGGTAG